In Eubalaena glacialis isolate mEubGla1 chromosome 2, mEubGla1.1.hap2.+ XY, whole genome shotgun sequence, a single genomic region encodes these proteins:
- the GREM1 gene encoding gremlin-1 isoform X2 has protein sequence MPRTRCALRGPGDLVCSKSGALRPADPAPSPGGSCRGRTPRHASRAQAAKARSTDSMSRTAYTVGALLLLLGTLLPAAEGKKKGSQGAIPPPDKAQHNDSEQTQSPQQPGSRNRGRGQGRGTAVPGEEVLESSQEALHVTERKYLKRDWCKTQPLKQTIHEEGCNSRTIINRFCYGQCNSFYIPRHIRKEEGSFQSCSFCKPKKFTTMMVTLNCPELQPPTKKKRVTRVKQCRCISIDLD, from the exons ATGCCCCGCACTCGGTGCGCCCTCCGCGGACCGGGCGATCTAGTGTGCAGCAAGAGCGGTGCTCTCCGTCCCGCTGACCCCGCGCCGAGCCCGGGCGGCTCGTGCCGCGGCCGCACACCGCGCCACGCGTCGAGAGCGCAGGCCGCGAAGGCCCGCAGCACTGACAG CATGAGCCGTACGGCCTACACTGTGGGAGCCCTGCTTCTCCTCTTGGGGACCCTGCTGCCGGCTGCTGAAGGGAAGAAGAAGGGTTCCCAAGGGGCCATCCCCCCGCCAGACAAGGCCCAGCACAATGACTCGGAACAGACTCAGTCTCCCCAGCAGCCTGGCTCCAGGAaccgggggcggggccaggggcgGGGCACTGCCGTGCCCGGGGAAGAAGTGCTGGAGTCCAGCCAGGAGGCCCTGCATGTGACCGAGCGCAAATACCTGAAGCGAGACTGGTGCAAAACCCAGCCGCTGAAGCAGACCATCCACGAGGAGGGCTGCAACAGCCGCACCATCATCAACCGTTTCTGCTACGGCCAGTGCAACTCCTTCTACATCCCCAGGCACATCCGGAAGGAGGAAGGCTCTTTTCAGTCTTGTTCCTTCTGCAAGCCCAAGAAGTTCACCACCATGATGGTCACGCTCAACTGCCCCGAACTACAGCCACCCACCAAGAAGAAGAGGGTCACTCGTGTCAAGCAGTGTCGTTGCATATCCATCGATTTGGATTAA
- the GREM1 gene encoding gremlin-1 isoform X1, which produces MSRTAYTVGALLLLLGTLLPAAEGKKKGSQGAIPPPDKAQHNDSEQTQSPQQPGSRNRGRGQGRGTAVPGEEVLESSQEALHVTERKYLKRDWCKTQPLKQTIHEEGCNSRTIINRFCYGQCNSFYIPRHIRKEEGSFQSCSFCKPKKFTTMMVTLNCPELQPPTKKKRVTRVKQCRCISIDLD; this is translated from the coding sequence ATGAGCCGTACGGCCTACACTGTGGGAGCCCTGCTTCTCCTCTTGGGGACCCTGCTGCCGGCTGCTGAAGGGAAGAAGAAGGGTTCCCAAGGGGCCATCCCCCCGCCAGACAAGGCCCAGCACAATGACTCGGAACAGACTCAGTCTCCCCAGCAGCCTGGCTCCAGGAaccgggggcggggccaggggcgGGGCACTGCCGTGCCCGGGGAAGAAGTGCTGGAGTCCAGCCAGGAGGCCCTGCATGTGACCGAGCGCAAATACCTGAAGCGAGACTGGTGCAAAACCCAGCCGCTGAAGCAGACCATCCACGAGGAGGGCTGCAACAGCCGCACCATCATCAACCGTTTCTGCTACGGCCAGTGCAACTCCTTCTACATCCCCAGGCACATCCGGAAGGAGGAAGGCTCTTTTCAGTCTTGTTCCTTCTGCAAGCCCAAGAAGTTCACCACCATGATGGTCACGCTCAACTGCCCCGAACTACAGCCACCCACCAAGAAGAAGAGGGTCACTCGTGTCAAGCAGTGTCGTTGCATATCCATCGATTTGGATTAA